CCTGAATACGAAGAAGAAAAATAAGACTAACAACGCTTCAGACGGGTGAGCAGTAGAATGATTCTATCGATAGCTTTCTCTACGCTCTCTCCGGGTTGCTCAGACTGGTTAAGAATGATCGTGAATACCAATGGCTGATAATCCTGAGGGTAGAGATATCCAGATAGAGAAGCTACGCCCGTAAGATAACCGCTCTTAGCCTGCAAATTTGGCTTACGCTCTAGATTCGACCATCTTGAGCTTAAAGTACCCGGGTTACCCGGTTGGGGAAGGGAATGGCGGTAAATTTCAGCGTAGGGAGATTGAGTCATTAAGCTCAGGGTTTGTACCAAAGCTTGGGGAGAAACTAAGTTATGGCGGGATAAACCCGAACCATCAACCAATTGATAACTCTCGGGATTTACCCCTAATTCGGTTAAAATATCTTCAATCTTCTTACCAGATTCTTGTTCAAGAATTTTGAGCAAAGCTTCCGCGTATAAATTGTTACTCTCTTGATTAATTTTTGCGATCAGTTTTTCTATTGGGGGTGAGAGCAAAATAGTAAAAACTTCCCCCAGACTATCCGCCGTGAGAGATTGATCGCTTAATCTAGCTTCGGTGACTTTAATTTGTTCAACCAAAAACAAACGATAGAGAGATTCTAAAAAATAGCTACTTGGATCGGGTATCCCTAAACCCAGTGAGGAAGGTTTACCATCTCTAGGTAACTCTCCCGATACAGTTAGATCAGCATTTCCCCAAAGTCCGCTAATTTTGAGCTCTTGCTCGCCTTCAGTAGCTGTTTCAACGCTAAAAACGCGATTATGAACGCGCCATTGTCTCGCGGCTGTACTGTTGGACCATCTTAAGAGGGCGGGTTGATCTAGATCTTGGGGTAAAATTGTCAAAACTACCGTATTTTCATCCAGAATCAAACTGTTAACCCCGACAGCGTAGTAAAAATATAGATCAGAGAGTTCCCAGGTGGGATTAATCCCGGAATCCCTAAAATAACTGTCTTCAATTACTAACTCTTCGACAACATCCACACCCTGGAGTTTTAAATCTCTAGCTAGTTGTCTAAGGCGATCGCTACTTAGACTCGGATCCCCCCTACCCAATAAGCTCAATCGCTCTATATTGGGCATCTCTCCCTGAATATATACGGGAGTAGCAATCTGGTATTGAGGACCTAATTCGAGTAAGGCCGCGGCTGTAGTTAATAATTTTAAACTGGAAGCGGGTAAAAAGTAACGCTCTTCATCAAGGTTATAGAGAGTTTCGCCAGAGTCTAGAGTTTGTACCAAAATACCCCAGCGCGATCGCCTCCATTCGGAACTTTCCACAACGCGATTAATTTCTTGTTCTAATTTAGAGACGCAGAGAGCTTCTGATTGGGCTTGAACTGGTAGGCTAAGCTGTATGAACAGTGATAGAAATAACATTATTTTTTTTAACGATCTAGATCTATACTTTTTCTCTGTTCACTTTGATAAGTGTCCAAGGAAGCTCCCGACCATAATTCCATATATTTGTCTTGAACATAGGGGGATAAAGATTCCATAAAGTCCAAGGGCAAATCTAATACTTTTATCATTTCTTGAACATCTCCTAAATCTTTAAAGCGTCCTGGATTACTAATCCCTGACGCTAATTTCATTTCTATAAGCTTTTCCAAATTTATTACTGGTAACGAATCGATTTCTGTTAATACTTCTGTAGGATTTGGGAAACTTATGGGCTTTGGTTTACCGTCTCCTGGATATTCCCTCGTTACTAAAATTTCTATTCGCGTTTTCTTTGTATCATAAAATGTTTTTTTTGCTCCCAAAAATGCCGGTCTATATCCTAATCCTATTAACTCCCTAGTGAACCTCGCTAAATTTTCACCATCCATTAATATATCAACATCG
This genomic window from Gloeocapsa sp. PCC 73106 contains:
- the dacB gene encoding D-alanyl-D-alanine carboxypeptidase/D-alanyl-D-alanine-endopeptidase; the protein is MLFLSLFIQLSLPVQAQSEALCVSKLEQEINRVVESSEWRRSRWGILVQTLDSGETLYNLDEERYFLPASSLKLLTTAAALLELGPQYQIATPVYIQGEMPNIERLSLLGRGDPSLSSDRLRQLARDLKLQGVDVVEELVIEDSYFRDSGINPTWELSDLYFYYAVGVNSLILDENTVVLTILPQDLDQPALLRWSNSTAARQWRVHNRVFSVETATEGEQELKISGLWGNADLTVSGELPRDGKPSSLGLGIPDPSSYFLESLYRLFLVEQIKVTEARLSDQSLTADSLGEVFTILLSPPIEKLIAKINQESNNLYAEALLKILEQESGKKIEDILTELGVNPESYQLVDGSGLSRHNLVSPQALVQTLSLMTQSPYAEIYRHSLPQPGNPGTLSSRWSNLERKPNLQAKSGYLTGVASLSGYLYPQDYQPLVFTIILNQSEQPGESVEKAIDRIILLLTRLKRC